One Verrucomicrobiaceae bacterium genomic window carries:
- a CDS encoding DUF1552 domain-containing protein produces the protein MALPWMESVRVWGDQPQKKTSASQPPLRLCVTFSGNGFHSKEWWAKGQGKAMELGKVLTPLHEFRHRLLFVRGLYHEEARKGNIHSSQTGNMLSGAPIASGGDIRSGTSFDQMLAQTYGRSTKVPSLVLACEKSNPSVHKNYSMLYSSHISWSSPTTPTPLELYPALAFDRLFKDEASPADKSVLDAVLADAQDLRRGISSNDQRKLDEYLDSVREVEKRIENAGKRGELQGWRPTLDKPNIQRPADGIPQDIGEHMRLMIDILVLGFQTDTTRITTLKLNNDHSALRFPNLPSIQQSGHGIDYMIHHLLSHSDGDDWLRVNQFFMEQLAYLATKLETIREGEHSLLDSTMVMHCSSMMAGAKHNNDELPIIALGGGLKGGRVLDYTGKPDRQLCRLFLSMMDRMQVRPKTFGDAKTRLEEV, from the coding sequence ATGGCATTACCGTGGATGGAGTCCGTCCGAGTATGGGGAGACCAGCCGCAGAAAAAAACATCCGCCAGCCAGCCACCCCTGCGCCTCTGCGTCACCTTCTCCGGCAATGGCTTCCACTCGAAGGAATGGTGGGCAAAAGGCCAGGGCAAAGCGATGGAGCTCGGCAAAGTGCTCACTCCATTGCACGAGTTCCGTCACCGGCTGCTCTTTGTGCGTGGCCTGTATCACGAAGAGGCCCGCAAGGGCAACATCCACTCCTCGCAGACTGGAAACATGCTCTCGGGTGCTCCCATCGCCAGTGGTGGAGACATCCGCTCTGGCACCAGCTTTGATCAGATGCTGGCACAGACCTACGGCCGCAGCACCAAAGTGCCCAGCCTCGTGCTCGCCTGTGAGAAGTCGAACCCATCCGTGCATAAGAACTATTCGATGCTGTATAGTTCACACATCTCCTGGTCCTCACCCACCACCCCCACTCCGCTAGAGCTGTATCCCGCGCTCGCCTTTGATCGGCTCTTTAAAGATGAGGCCTCTCCAGCAGACAAAAGCGTGCTCGATGCCGTATTGGCCGATGCCCAGGACTTACGCCGTGGAATCAGCAGCAATGACCAGCGCAAGCTCGATGAATACCTCGACAGCGTGCGTGAAGTGGAAAAACGCATCGAAAACGCCGGCAAACGCGGCGAGCTCCAAGGCTGGCGCCCCACTCTGGATAAACCAAACATCCAGCGCCCCGCAGACGGCATCCCCCAGGACATCGGCGAGCACATGCGGCTCATGATCGACATCCTCGTGCTCGGCTTTCAGACAGACACCACCCGCATCACCACGCTCAAGCTCAACAACGACCACAGCGCCCTCCGTTTCCCCAATCTGCCTAGCATCCAACAGAGCGGACACGGCATCGACTACATGATCCATCACCTCCTCAGCCATAGTGACGGAGACGACTGGCTGCGGGTGAATCAGTTCTTCATGGAGCAGCTCGCCTACCTCGCCACTAAGCTGGAAACCATCCGCGAAGGCGAGCACAGCCTGCTCGATAGCACCATGGTCATGCACTGCTCCAGCATGATGGCCGGTGCCAAACACAACAACGACGAGCTCCCCATCATCGCCCTCGGCGGTGGCCTAAAAGGCGGACGCGTGCTCGATTACACTGGCAAACCAGATCGCCAGCTCTGCCGCCTCTTTCTCTCCATGATGGATCGCATGCAGGTGCGGCCAAAAACCTTCGGAGATGCCAAAACTAGGCTCGAAGAAGTCTAA